ATTGGCCTGGAAGCGGTTCTTCCATCCGGAGAAATACTGAAAACCGGAGGAAAGCTGACAAAAGATGTTGCCGGTTATGATTTAACAAAGCTCTTGGTAGGGTCAGAAGGAACCCTTGCCATGGTGACAAAAGCTACGGTGAAACTTCTGCCACTCCCGGAGCATAAACGAGTGTTGTTAGCCCTTTTTGATGATTTATATGCAGCGGCAAGAACCGTTTCCAAAATTATTAGTGCGAAAATCATTCCTTCCTCCCTTGAATTCTTGGATAATGCCACCATTCGAGTGGTGGAAGATTATGCAAAAATTGGACTTCCAACGGATATGGCGGCCGTTCTGCTTATTGAGCAAGATGGACCAGAGGTGATTGTGTCCAGAGATATGGAACGAATTGCCGAAATTTGCAGGGAAGAGAAGGCAGCAGAAGTGAAACTGGCTCAATCGGAGGAAGAAGGAGTACAGTTGATGACCGCACGAAGAAGTGCCCTTTCCGCCCTTGCCAGATTACGTCCAACGACCATATTGGAAGATGCTACGGTGCCGAGGGCTCAAATTGCTCCGATGGTTGAACAGATCAACAAAATTGCGAAGAAATATGGCATCCAAATCTGCACATTTGGTCATGCCGGTGATGGAAACCTTCATCCTACCTGTATGACAGATGCCAGAGACCATGAAGAAATTGAAAGAGTGGAAAAAGCATTCGAGGAAATTTTTGATGCTGCCATTCGATTGGGCGGAACCATCACCGGTGAGCATGGGGTAGGTTTGGCTAAAGCTCCTTATTTGGAATGGAAAATTGGAAAAACCGGAATAGAAGTGATGAAGGGGATTAAACGAGCCTTCGATCCCCATGGGTTGATGAATCCCGGTAAGATTTTTGCTAAAGAAACCAGGCGACGGGTGGTGCTGGATGATGTCGCAACTCACTGAAAAACTTAAGTTGACATTGGATTATGATGAATTGACCAACTGTATGAGATGCGGATTTTGTATTCCTGCTTGTCCCACCTACAGGGAGACAGGGCTCGAGGCAGCATCTCCAAGGGGAAGGATCGCCCTCATGAAAGCAGCTGTTGATGGGCTAATGGACCCGGATGAAGGAAAGTTAAGGGATCAATTAAACCTGTGTTTGGGATGCCGTGCCTGTGAAATCGCTTGTCCTTCAGGGGTAAAATACGGTCACCTGTTGGAGCAGGCAAGGGATGTTCTTGAAGAAAAGGTGGAATATCCATGGTGGATTGAAAAAATCCGCACCCTGGTTTTCCGCTACCTTTTCCCTTCGCAAAGAAAACTGCAACTATTGGGATCCTTGATGGCCTTTTATCAGAGATCTGGCCTGGCAGCGGCTGCACGAAAACTGGGACTGCTCCGTTTCCTGCCTAAGCAGGTCCGGGATATGGAAGCCATTCTCCCCAAAGCTACCGGCAAGGGTGTAGTAGAACAGTTGGGGACCATCATCCCTGCCAAGGGAGAAAAAGTTGCCACTGTAGCCCTTTTCAGAGGCTGTATTATGGATGTATTATTTACGGAAACCAACAAAAATACCGTAAGATTGCTGACTGAGGCCGGATGCGAAGTGATCATTCCTTCCGATCAAAACTGCTGCGGAGCCCTTCATGCCCATAGCGGACAAAGGAATCTGGCAAAAGAACTGGCCAGAAAAAATGTAGAGGTTTTCTATGAAGCCGGAGTCGATTATATCGTTTCTAACGCGGGCGGATGCGGAGCGATGCTAAAGGAATATGACCATCTCCTGAAGGATGAGGAATTGGGAGAGAAAGCGAAATGGTTTGCTGAACGGGTAAAGGATATCAGCGAGATTCTGATTGATATTGCTCCTCTAAAAATAAAGGGAACCATGAACAGACGGGTCACTTACCAAGACTCCTGCCACCTTCGAAATGTCATGAAGGTAAGTTCACAGCCGAGAAAATTGCTTCGGCAAGTGGATCAATTGGAATACAAAGAACTGTTTGAAGCAGACCGTTGCTGCGGTTCAGCAGGTATTTACAATATTATTCAACCTGAAATGTCCATGAGCCTGCTGGATCATAAAATGGAGAACGTCAGCAAAACAAAGGCTGATGTGATCGTGACCGCCAATCCGGGATGCTTGCTACAAATGAAGTTGGGCGTTCATCGGGAAGGACTTTCCGACCAGGTTGAAACGGTCCATATTGTTGATCTGATCGCAGAAGCCATTGAATTGGAGAAAAAAATGAAAGAAGAAGGTAGCGGATGCGGCTGCGAACACCATAAAAAAGAAGATAAATCGGCATGATCAATGGGGGCTGTCACAAAAGCCATAGAAATGGCTGGGGGCTAGCCCCCATTTGCTTCGACCATTATGTTGTCTACAAACTCCTCCAGTCCATCCCTTCATACTTGGGATCAAATCCTGGGAAGTGATACTCCACAAAGTTGGAATCCGGGTTGTGTTTCATGGCAACAAGTACCCCTTTTCTACGGATTGTCTGATTATTTCCTGTGCCAAATTCCAAAGGGTTTGAGAGCATTCTTTAATCGGCCGGTTTCTGTCAAGGACCTTGTCACTGGTTACCCCATGCTCTTTCCATGATTGCCCTTTGGTATAATAGTTATGGAGCAATGGCTGGATCCTGTCCAAGGCAGCCGCAAAACATGCCTCAGGAGTTGAACGTCCCTCAAATTCCTCCCACAGATTTCTTAACTCCCATGCCTGGTCTTCCGGAAGAATATGAAAGATTCGATCAGCCGCTTTACGCTCCCTTTCCTCTTTGTCTACTTTTGCTTCGTCATCATAACAAAAGGTGTCCCCAGCATCAATTTCCACAAGATCGTGAATCAAAACCATTTTCATCACTTTTAATACATCGATCTCTTTATCGGCATGTTCTTTTAACAGCATCGCCATCACAGCTAAATGCCATGAATGCTCGGCATCATTCTCATGCCTTGAGCCATTCATTAGAAGTGTTTGTCTATAGACATGCTTCAGCTTGTCTATTTCCCTGATAAAATCGATCTGCATCATTAATCGGTCTGCTTCCATCTTACTCTCCTTTTATAAAAAAATCGCATCTTTCACTGTTTCCTTATATTTAAAATAGCCAATTTTCGGATATGTTTATAATTCTTCTCATCGTAGGAGTGTTTTTTATGAATGGCTTAAAGAAATTGTTATATGATTTAGGAATTTTTTGGTTCTCATTTACAGCCATTTTAGTTGTAAGGAATTATTAATTTTTTTATTTAAAGGTTCATTACCTAGGCTCCAAAAGGTCAAATATATTTCCATACAAATCTTCAAAAAGTGCCTCTACACCCCATGGCTGCTCCTTGGGTTCACTCAAAAATTTTACTCCTTTTGAGCGTAAGGTCTCGAAGGTCTTCCTACAATCATTTGTTTCAAGAACCCATGTGGTTCCCTGTCCAATACGTTCAGACAATTTTTTTGCTCCTTCTTCACCGTGCATGGAAGGTTCAGGTTTCTGAAGAACTATTTCCAACTCCTGTTGTCCTTTTGGTGCCACTGTCAACCAGCGAACACCTGGACCAAAAGTAACATCAGCACGTTTTTCAAACCCTAATTTCTCAGTATAGAAACGAAGAGCTTCCTCTTGGTCTTTCACAAGAATGGTAACACGTATCAGTCTGTCAATCATGTCATTCCCTGCCCCTTTCTTTAATTAAAATCATTTCATCTGAATCGTCATCTCAAATACCCCATGGGTAATCAGAATATATGATTGGATATAGGAAATCTTTTCTTAAACTGATATGTTTTTTCGACAACAACCAACATATTCCTTCTTCAAACTAGCATAAAATGCACTTAATCTTCGGGCATTCATTCGCTATGCAAACTTGTGAATGCTCCCACCGTCTCAAGCAGGAAGGCTTCCTGCTTTTTTTCCAACTGCCTATATTTATGATAAAGAAATGGGAGACTTCTAGCAGAGTATATTAAACTCGATTAAGAATTAAGATTCGGATTAAGATTAAAATTGAGATTAGTTTGATTAATACCTCTTCCTTATCGTAGGTTCCACCGTTAATCCCTCTGGTGTGATCTCAACCCATATTCCTCCCTGCTCATCGGTCCGATAAACCCTGACGTTCTGGCGGTCTAATCGTTCCAGAACCTCTGAAGTGGGGTGACCGTACCGATTTTTTTCCCCGACAGAAATAACGGCAATTTCCGGGGAAATGACGGATAGAAATTTCTCGCCGGTTGAACCTTTGCTTCCATGGTGTCCGACCTTTAATACATCTATCGGAGGGAGTTTCTCATTCATCATTAACAACTCTTCGCCATCCATCTCCAGATCACCGGTGAACAAAACCCGCTTTCCATAGGCATCAAGAAGTAAAACAACCGATTGGGAATTTTCAGATAATCGGGAAGAGTTTAAACCAGATGCATCATCCAAAGGGTTTAACACCCACCACCTGATATTCTTATTCACCTGCCACGCATCCCCTGATTTCAGGGGAATAATGGGCACATTCATTTGAGTCGCCTTATTCAATAATGCTTCCTCCAATGACGCATACTCCACCTTCTCCCCATATAACACCCGATCCACTCTATACTTTTCCACTACATCTAGGAGGCCCTGAATGTGATCGGTATCCCCATGGGAGGGAAAAACTCCATTGACCCTCTTGACCCCTCTGTATTCCAGATAAGGAATAATCACATCTTCCCCTGTAGAAAATGGGTCCCGCCGCTTCATCCACCTCTCTTTCTTGCCAAAAGCCATCACACCTCCGCCATCGATCACATAAACAACCTCTCCCGGCATCTGAACAACCGCAGCATCCCCCTGTCCCACATCGGCAAATAATATGGTGACCCTTTCTCCATCCGTTGGGAAATATCCAAAAATGAATAGTAGACTCAATCCCATGATCATTACGGTGGCGGCTCCCCTAAAAACGATTTTCCTCCTTTTCAAAACGGATGAATAACAGAATAAATATAGAAGACCGATGACGAATAGCAGATAAAGGGTCAGCCAGATCAAAGAAGGTCTTCCCCAGATGAACAGAACCGCCTGACCCTTTGTGTCTGCCCAAGCCAGCAAATCATTTATTTTTCCGATTAACCATCCATTAAAGAGAGTTCCCAACGTCACTAAGGCCGGATGAATCAGGCTGACTAATAAAGTAAAAAAACCAAGCGGAATCACAAGGAGGGAAAATATTGGGACAATCATCAGGTTAATCAACCATGAGAAAAGTGATACCTTGAAAAAATAATAGATCGTGAAGGGGAATGAAAACAGCTGGGTCACAAACGTGACTGCAAGCAAATATCTAAACCAGGCCCTCCCCCACTTGATTCGTTCAGCAAGCGGCGGAACCCACCAGATGATTCCCAAGGTGATGATAAAAGAAAGCTGAAAGCCCACATTCCACAAATAGTGCGGATTCCATAGAAGCATCATGAAAAAAGCAAATGCCAAACTGTTTAATCCGTCCGGTCGATAGGAAAATCTTTGAACGGTGTAACCAACGATCCCCATCATCCCTGCCCGAATGGCAGAAGGGGCCGCTCCCGTAAATAAAACATAGACAGGAATCAACAGGACAGTAAGCCAATAGGTACCCTCTTTACTTAACCCTACCCAGCGTCCAATGGCAATACTTGCACCCATGACAATTCCCACATGGAGCCCGGAAATAGCCAATAAATGCAAAATTCCCAAATTCCGATAATCCTCTTCCAACTCCGCAGACACGGCTTTTCTTTCACCAAGAATCATCGCTTTTAAGACTGAGGCTGCTTCACCCGAAGCAGTACTGACCGAATTTCCGGAATATAGAGTATCCAGTTGAGCAATCCATCGATTTTTCCATCGATCCAAAAATCGAAGCGGGTTT
This genomic interval from Microaerobacter geothermalis contains the following:
- a CDS encoding VOC family protein, whose product is MIDRLIRVTILVKDQEEALRFYTEKLGFEKRADVTFGPGVRWLTVAPKGQQELEIVLQKPEPSMHGEEGAKKLSERIGQGTTWVLETNDCRKTFETLRSKGVKFLSEPKEQPWGVEALFEDLYGNIFDLLEPR
- the glcD gene encoding glycolate oxidase subunit GlcD, whose amino-acid sequence is MLSTNIKKELISIVGDRYYFDDQEALITHSYDATPMYQSMPDAVIFPGNVEEVSAVMKVCTKYRIPIVARGAGSNLSAGTVPVEGGLVMVMTRMSELEEIDEENLTATFQPGLITKKLHEEVEKRGLFYPPDPGSMVVSTLGGNIAECAGGLRGLKYGTTKDYIIGLEAVLPSGEILKTGGKLTKDVAGYDLTKLLVGSEGTLAMVTKATVKLLPLPEHKRVLLALFDDLYAAARTVSKIISAKIIPSSLEFLDNATIRVVEDYAKIGLPTDMAAVLLIEQDGPEVIVSRDMERIAEICREEKAAEVKLAQSEEEGVQLMTARRSALSALARLRPTTILEDATVPRAQIAPMVEQINKIAKKYGIQICTFGHAGDGNLHPTCMTDARDHEEIERVEKAFEEIFDAAIRLGGTITGEHGVGLAKAPYLEWKIGKTGIEVMKGIKRAFDPHGLMNPGKIFAKETRRRVVLDDVATH
- a CDS encoding (Fe-S)-binding protein, which gives rise to MMSQLTEKLKLTLDYDELTNCMRCGFCIPACPTYRETGLEAASPRGRIALMKAAVDGLMDPDEGKLRDQLNLCLGCRACEIACPSGVKYGHLLEQARDVLEEKVEYPWWIEKIRTLVFRYLFPSQRKLQLLGSLMAFYQRSGLAAAARKLGLLRFLPKQVRDMEAILPKATGKGVVEQLGTIIPAKGEKVATVALFRGCIMDVLFTETNKNTVRLLTEAGCEVIIPSDQNCCGALHAHSGQRNLAKELARKNVEVFYEAGVDYIVSNAGGCGAMLKEYDHLLKDEELGEKAKWFAERVKDISEILIDIAPLKIKGTMNRRVTYQDSCHLRNVMKVSSQPRKLLRQVDQLEYKELFEADRCCGSAGIYNIIQPEMSMSLLDHKMENVSKTKADVIVTANPGCLLQMKLGVHREGLSDQVETVHIVDLIAEAIELEKKMKEEGSGCGCEHHKKEDKSA
- a CDS encoding HD domain-containing protein; translation: MEADRLMMQIDFIREIDKLKHVYRQTLLMNGSRHENDAEHSWHLAVMAMLLKEHADKEIDVLKVMKMVLIHDLVEIDAGDTFCYDDEAKVDKEERERKAADRIFHILPEDQAWELRNLWEEFEGRSTPEACFAAALDRIQPLLHNYYTKGQSWKEHGVTSDKVLDRNRPIKECSQTLWNLAQEIIRQSVEKGYLLP
- a CDS encoding DNA internalization-related competence protein ComEC/Rec2; the protein is MSRRLMSRPILAGSIAFSLGLFLYSRFPVSFMLQFLLIVFLLLNTACVMLLSSTRQTDALNREIIIGYQDSPKWNVSFLRRKSRGFLFLLFFFLLGNMYMGFHLKWVNTPLDEWVVDGEKDVWLEGRVVSYPQRDGDKISFTIKTTSVQLNNQSDGGTFAQSHKGGPEQNDEIISKQAKRITSIKVDGKVLVNLYLKRESEIPILNQWEKGTWLKIRGTLNLPSEARNPGAFDYRQFLKGQHIDVIAKVKNISDIEIVRTSRNPLRFLDRWKNRWIAQLDTLYSGNSVSTASGEAASVLKAMILGERKAVSAELEEDYRNLGILHLLAISGLHVGIVMGASIAIGRWVGLSKEGTYWLTVLLIPVYVLFTGAAPSAIRAGMMGIVGYTVQRFSYRPDGLNSLAFAFFMMLLWNPHYLWNVGFQLSFIITLGIIWWVPPLAERIKWGRAWFRYLLAVTFVTQLFSFPFTIYYFFKVSLFSWLINLMIVPIFSLLVIPLGFFTLLVSLIHPALVTLGTLFNGWLIGKINDLLAWADTKGQAVLFIWGRPSLIWLTLYLLFVIGLLYLFCYSSVLKRRKIVFRGAATVMIMGLSLLFIFGYFPTDGERVTILFADVGQGDAAVVQMPGEVVYVIDGGGVMAFGKKERWMKRRDPFSTGEDVIIPYLEYRGVKRVNGVFPSHGDTDHIQGLLDVVEKYRVDRVLYGEKVEYASLEEALLNKATQMNVPIIPLKSGDAWQVNKNIRWWVLNPLDDASGLNSSRLSENSQSVVLLLDAYGKRVLFTGDLEMDGEELLMMNEKLPPIDVLKVGHHGSKGSTGEKFLSVISPEIAVISVGEKNRYGHPTSEVLERLDRQNVRVYRTDEQGGIWVEITPEGLTVEPTIRKRY